One stretch of Sphingomonas sp. HF-S4 DNA includes these proteins:
- a CDS encoding DMT family transporter, with translation MTAVWLAPTMMIASGSIHAVVNAILKGGRDKMAGRAVIDGSSAVLLLPATLLVPLPEGAWGWLAATALLHCAYLYALVRAFEASDFSAAYPILRGTAPLVTAALAIGLFGEPASGRELAGIGLIGAAMFVLVGGRHISREGLAWALFTGVTIAAYTVVDANGVRAAPTPISFIVWMFVLMGSLTVAMFALVSRGRIFASARSQWRMGVVAGALSILTYGLALSAFALGPTAPLAALRETGMVTALLIATFVLKEQVTWGRAIGVAGILSGAMLILTR, from the coding sequence ATGACCGCCGTGTGGCTCGCCCCGACGATGATGATCGCGTCGGGATCGATCCATGCGGTGGTCAACGCGATCCTCAAGGGCGGCCGCGACAAGATGGCCGGGCGCGCGGTGATCGATGGATCGAGCGCGGTGCTGCTGCTGCCGGCGACCTTGCTGGTGCCGCTGCCGGAAGGTGCGTGGGGATGGCTCGCGGCGACGGCGTTGCTTCACTGCGCCTATCTCTATGCGCTGGTCCGCGCGTTCGAGGCGAGTGACTTCTCCGCCGCCTATCCGATCCTGCGCGGCACGGCGCCGCTGGTCACCGCGGCGCTGGCGATCGGGCTTTTCGGTGAGCCGGCAAGCGGGCGCGAGCTGGCGGGGATCGGGCTGATCGGCGCGGCGATGTTCGTACTGGTCGGCGGGCGGCATATCAGCCGCGAGGGGCTGGCCTGGGCGCTGTTCACCGGGGTGACGATCGCCGCCTATACCGTTGTCGATGCGAACGGCGTACGCGCCGCGCCAACGCCAATCAGCTTCATCGTATGGATGTTCGTGCTGATGGGCAGCCTGACCGTGGCGATGTTCGCGCTGGTCTCGCGCGGGCGGATCTTCGCCTCGGCGCGGAGCCAGTGGCGGATGGGCGTGGTGGCGGGGGCGCTGTCGATCCTGACCTACGGGCTGGCGCTGAGCGCCTTCGCGCTGGGGCCGACCGCGCCGCTCGCCGCGCTGCGAGAGACGGGGATGGTCACTGCGCTGCTGATCGCCACCTTCGTGCTCAAGGAGCAGGTGACGTGGGGGCGGGCGATCGGGGTGGCAGGGATCCTGAGCGGGGCGATGCTGATCCTGACGCGCTGA
- a CDS encoding Lrp/AsnC family transcriptional regulator — MFLHIMGATRDTMDFRILDLLQHNALLTADQLAAQLPLSASAIARRIRRLRESGAIAADVSILSDEVGPFLSAVVQVQMDRHALAAVEALLRRLTASPQVQLFLDVSGTFDLMLLVTVRDMDAFNAFADEMLASDPVVRRYETSFVKRRRKFSPALPLDLA, encoded by the coding sequence ATGTTTCTGCACATTATGGGCGCGACGCGCGACACGATGGATTTCCGGATCCTCGACCTGCTCCAGCATAATGCGCTGCTGACCGCGGACCAGCTCGCCGCGCAGCTGCCGCTTTCGGCTTCGGCCATCGCGCGGCGGATCCGGCGGCTGCGCGAGAGCGGCGCGATCGCGGCCGACGTCTCGATCCTGTCCGACGAGGTCGGGCCGTTCCTGTCGGCGGTGGTGCAGGTGCAGATGGACCGGCACGCACTCGCCGCAGTCGAAGCGCTGCTTCGCCGGCTGACCGCGAGCCCGCAGGTCCAGCTGTTCCTCGACGTCTCGGGGACGTTCGACCTGATGCTGCTGGTGACGGTGCGGGACATGGACGCGTTCAATGCGTTCGCCGACGAGATGCTCGCGTCCGACCCGGTGGTGCGGCGCTACGAGACCAGCTTCGTCAAGCGACGGCGCAAGTTCAGCCCGGCATTGCCGCTGGATCTCGCATGA
- a CDS encoding S41 family peptidase, with product MRIVILAAALAVAAPLALAATPVAAQSAAKFDSRAAIESIRKALRENYVVKERRPALDAALAKGLAGGRYTVADPQEFAMRVNADLEAVAHDKHLNLRHNPELSAQIGTGGQRDDATESAYWRDLARRQNEGVRELRVLDGNVRLMRYDGFFWNGEASQAAIDAGMAFLRGGDAIVIDLRTNGGGSPDAVRRLASYFVPAGAKLVTFHMRDEAPAVSHAEASIPGGRITGVPVYVLTSGGTASAAEEFASHVAGFGFATLVGETTAGAAYRNDFFAIPGGFVLSASVGRPELPSGGDWEAKGVAPRLAVAPDLALDRAMQDALATLAPKASGPARTELEWAAARYAARAAQARPALPASAYAGRYGERTVTADGAGLVYQRDGGLRTALISLGGDLFALEHDPRARLRFVSANGAVTGFVLERADGSKVEAKRG from the coding sequence ATGCGTATCGTTATTCTGGCCGCGGCACTCGCCGTCGCGGCTCCGCTGGCCCTCGCCGCGACGCCCGTAGCGGCGCAGAGCGCGGCAAAGTTCGATTCGCGCGCCGCGATCGAGAGCATCCGCAAGGCGCTGCGCGAGAACTACGTCGTCAAGGAGCGCCGGCCTGCACTCGACGCCGCGCTCGCCAAGGGCCTTGCCGGCGGCCGCTATACCGTGGCCGACCCGCAGGAATTCGCCATGCGCGTGAACGCCGACCTCGAGGCCGTCGCGCACGACAAGCATCTCAACCTGCGCCACAATCCCGAGCTGTCCGCGCAGATCGGCACCGGCGGCCAGCGCGACGACGCCACCGAATCGGCCTATTGGCGCGACCTCGCGCGCCGCCAGAACGAAGGCGTGCGCGAGCTTCGCGTGCTCGACGGCAATGTCCGGCTGATGCGATATGACGGCTTCTTCTGGAACGGCGAGGCGAGCCAGGCGGCGATCGACGCCGGCATGGCGTTCCTGCGCGGCGGCGATGCGATCGTCATCGACCTGCGCACCAATGGCGGCGGCAGCCCGGACGCGGTGCGCCGCCTCGCCAGCTATTTCGTCCCCGCCGGCGCCAAGCTCGTCACTTTCCACATGCGCGACGAGGCACCCGCTGTCTCGCATGCCGAGGCGTCGATCCCGGGCGGGCGGATCACCGGGGTGCCCGTCTATGTCCTCACCAGTGGCGGCACCGCCTCGGCCGCGGAGGAATTCGCGTCGCATGTCGCCGGCTTCGGCTTCGCCACCCTGGTCGGCGAGACCACCGCGGGTGCGGCCTATCGCAACGATTTCTTCGCGATCCCCGGCGGGTTCGTGCTCAGCGCCTCGGTCGGCCGCCCAGAGCTGCCTTCGGGCGGCGACTGGGAAGCCAAGGGCGTCGCCCCCCGGCTCGCGGTTGCGCCCGATCTGGCGCTCGACCGCGCGATGCAGGATGCGCTCGCCACTTTAGCCCCCAAGGCCAGCGGCCCTGCGCGCACCGAGCTCGAATGGGCGGCGGCCCGCTACGCCGCGCGCGCCGCACAGGCCCGGCCCGCGCTCCCGGCGAGCGCCTATGCCGGGCGCTATGGCGAGCGCACAGTCACTGCCGACGGCGCCGGCCTGGTCTATCAACGCGACGGCGGGCTGCGCACGGCGCTGATCTCGCTCGGCGGCGACCTGTTCGCGCTCGAACACGATCCGCGCGCGCGGCTCCGCTTCGTCTCCGCGAACGGCGCGGTCACCGGCTTCGTGCTGGAGCGCGCCGACGGCAGCAAGGTCGAGGCGAAGAGGGGGTAG
- a CDS encoding cisplatin damage response ATP-dependent DNA ligase: MRAFADLLDALIYTRSRNAKLRLIGDYLAATPDPDRGWAMAALTGSLDLPAVKPALVRALIEARVDPVLYALSRDFVGDSAETIALLWPEPATPPVESEPLTLSQVVHVLGTISKSDAPAALAGMLDRLEADERFALLKLAMGALRVGVSARLAKTALANAFGLDVDAVEEVWHGLVPPYAPLFDWAEGRGTQPTPENVPVFRPFMLAHPLEEAQVSLDDYAAEWKWDGIRVQMVHVAGETRLYSRAGDDITHSFPEVAKAFATPGVLDGELLVKGTAQGGEGGAGSFNALQQRLGRKVVPAKMLADYPAFVRLYDILFDGLEDLRALPWIERRARLEAFSPQLEPDRFDVSVVIEAADFAALEDIRAGARDAAIEGVMLKRRDSPYVAGRRAGLWYKWKRDPLTADCVLMYAQRGSGKRSSFYSDFTFGAWTESGELLPVGKAYFGFTDEELKWLDHYVRNHTVNRFGPVREVEKALVLEVAFDSIHESKRHKSGLAMRFPRISRIRTDKPASEADTIEGLRKLAT; the protein is encoded by the coding sequence ATGCGCGCCTTTGCCGACCTGCTCGATGCCCTGATCTACACGCGGTCGCGCAACGCCAAATTGCGGCTGATCGGCGACTATCTCGCCGCCACCCCCGATCCCGATCGCGGCTGGGCGATGGCGGCGCTGACCGGGAGCCTCGACCTCCCCGCGGTGAAGCCCGCCTTGGTGCGCGCGTTGATCGAGGCGCGCGTCGATCCGGTGCTCTATGCGCTCAGCCGCGATTTCGTCGGCGATTCGGCGGAGACGATCGCGCTGCTCTGGCCCGAGCCTGCGACCCCGCCGGTCGAGAGCGAACCGCTGACGCTGTCGCAGGTGGTGCATGTGCTCGGCACGATCTCCAAGTCCGATGCGCCCGCGGCGCTGGCAGGGATGCTCGACCGGCTCGAGGCGGATGAACGGTTTGCGCTGCTCAAGCTGGCGATGGGGGCGCTGCGGGTGGGCGTGTCGGCGCGGCTGGCCAAGACCGCGCTGGCCAACGCATTCGGGCTCGACGTCGATGCGGTCGAGGAGGTGTGGCACGGGCTGGTGCCGCCCTATGCGCCGCTGTTCGACTGGGCCGAAGGACGGGGGACACAGCCGACGCCCGAGAATGTGCCGGTGTTCCGCCCGTTCATGCTCGCACATCCGCTCGAGGAGGCGCAGGTCAGCCTCGACGACTATGCCGCCGAATGGAAGTGGGACGGGATTCGTGTCCAGATGGTCCATGTCGCGGGCGAGACTCGGCTCTACAGCCGTGCGGGCGACGACATCACGCACAGCTTTCCCGAAGTGGCCAAGGCGTTCGCGACGCCGGGGGTGCTCGACGGCGAACTGCTCGTGAAGGGGACGGCACAGGGCGGTGAGGGCGGCGCGGGGAGCTTCAATGCGCTCCAGCAGCGGCTCGGGCGCAAGGTCGTGCCGGCGAAGATGCTGGCAGACTATCCTGCGTTCGTGCGGCTCTACGACATATTGTTCGATGGCCTGGAGGATCTGCGCGCGCTGCCCTGGATCGAGCGGCGGGCGCGGTTGGAGGCTTTCTCGCCACAACTTGAACCGGATCGGTTCGATGTCTCAGTGGTGATAGAGGCGGCGGATTTTGCGGCGCTGGAGGATATCCGTGCGGGGGCGCGCGACGCGGCGATCGAGGGGGTGATGCTCAAGCGCCGCGATTCGCCGTACGTGGCCGGGCGCCGCGCCGGGCTCTGGTACAAATGGAAGCGCGACCCCCTCACCGCCGACTGCGTGCTGATGTATGCCCAGCGCGGCAGCGGCAAGCGCTCGTCCTTCTATTCGGACTTCACATTCGGCGCATGGACCGAGAGCGGCGAGCTGCTCCCGGTCGGCAAGGCCTATTTCGGCTTCACCGACGAGGAGCTCAAATGGCTCGACCATTATGTGCGCAACCACACGGTCAACCGGTTCGGGCCGGTGCGCGAGGTCGAGAAGGCACTGGTGCTCGAAGTGGCGTTCGATTCGATCCACGAATCGAAGCGGCACAAGTCCGGGCTGGCGATGCGCTTCCCGCGCATCAGCCGAATCCGCACCGACAAGCCCGCGAGCGAGGCGGATACGATCGAGGGTCTTCGGAAGTTGGCGACGTAG
- a CDS encoding metallophosphoesterase produces the protein MGLRAFGVIVLGALAFLAWGYANSVRDPIVRRASFAFADWPAQAPPIRVALISDPHLQGPDMPPARIARIAAQVAAQKPDLILLAGDFVGDRSLRTCDYSDAEIAAALRHFRAPLGTWAVLGNHDHWRDGPAMRRALKAVGIPVLDNRAVRIGPLTLAGAGDTHTENENIPALVRSVARLPGPTLLFAHSPDIIPRLPPRFGLVLAGHTHCGQIVLPLIGAITSASNYGDRYRCGVVREPGRITVIGAGLGTSVLPLRYGALPDWWLVTLGPRS, from the coding sequence ATGGGGCTGCGCGCATTCGGAGTGATCGTGCTTGGCGCGCTGGCGTTCCTCGCCTGGGGCTATGCCAACAGCGTGCGCGATCCGATCGTTCGCCGCGCAAGCTTCGCCTTCGCCGACTGGCCTGCGCAAGCGCCGCCGATCCGCGTCGCGCTGATCAGCGATCCGCACCTCCAGGGCCCCGACATGCCGCCTGCGCGGATTGCCCGCATCGCCGCGCAAGTCGCCGCGCAGAAGCCCGACCTGATCCTCCTCGCCGGCGATTTCGTCGGCGATCGGTCGCTGCGCACGTGCGACTATTCCGATGCCGAGATCGCCGCCGCGCTGCGCCATTTCCGCGCCCCGCTCGGCACCTGGGCCGTGCTCGGCAATCACGATCACTGGCGCGACGGCCCGGCGATGCGGCGCGCGCTAAAGGCGGTCGGCATCCCGGTGCTCGACAATCGCGCAGTCCGCATCGGCCCGCTCACGCTAGCAGGGGCGGGCGACACGCATACCGAGAACGAAAACATCCCTGCGCTGGTGCGCTCGGTGGCGAGACTGCCGGGCCCGACCCTGCTCTTCGCGCACAGCCCCGACATCATCCCGCGCCTGCCGCCGCGCTTCGGCCTCGTCCTTGCCGGCCATACCCATTGCGGCCAGATCGTGCTGCCGCTGATCGGCGCGATCACCAGCGCCTCCAATTATGGCGATCGCTATCGCTGCGGCGTGGTCCGCGAGCCCGGCCGGATCACCGTGATCGGCGCGGGACTCGGCACCAGCGTGCTGCCGTTGCGCTATGGCGCGCTGCCCGACTGGTGGCTGGTCACGCTCGGCCCGCGTTCTTGA
- a CDS encoding alpha/beta hydrolase, which translates to MPKLLALFAWALALIAAPAWAQDPPAKPQRIALWRDGAPGFESRKNIPEQAESYWLKPVNDPSITYFPARPGRETGAAVLLMPGGAHEFLVINSEGNDAARWFNERGIAAFVLRYRLFRGKDSPYKFEHARQDAERAIRTIRSRASEWKLDSHKIGVVGFSAGGELARVTLLSPPVAAPGKRDAIDALSARPDFGVLVFPGPLHAEEKITPVSPPLLMVATNDDQCCSQPILDLLAAYRAAGASSELHMYAAGGHAFNMGETTPMVSLRNWPARITDWMTDRGLLAKWPVSP; encoded by the coding sequence ATGCCCAAGCTGCTCGCATTGTTCGCGTGGGCGCTCGCCCTGATCGCCGCGCCGGCTTGGGCGCAGGATCCGCCCGCCAAGCCGCAGCGTATCGCATTGTGGCGCGATGGTGCGCCGGGGTTCGAGAGTCGCAAGAACATCCCCGAACAGGCCGAAAGCTATTGGCTCAAGCCGGTCAACGACCCGAGCATCACCTATTTCCCCGCGCGGCCGGGCCGTGAGACCGGTGCCGCGGTGCTGCTGATGCCCGGCGGCGCGCACGAATTCCTGGTCATCAACAGCGAAGGCAACGATGCCGCCCGCTGGTTCAACGAGCGCGGGATCGCGGCATTCGTGCTGCGCTACCGGCTCTTCCGGGGCAAGGATTCGCCCTACAAGTTCGAACATGCCCGGCAGGATGCCGAGCGCGCGATCCGGACGATCCGGAGCCGTGCGAGCGAATGGAAGCTCGATTCGCACAAAATCGGCGTGGTCGGCTTTTCGGCGGGCGGCGAGCTGGCGCGGGTGACCCTGCTCAGCCCGCCCGTCGCCGCGCCGGGCAAGCGCGACGCGATCGACGCGCTCTCCGCCCGGCCCGATTTCGGCGTGCTCGTCTTTCCCGGCCCGCTCCACGCCGAGGAGAAGATTACGCCGGTTTCGCCGCCGTTGCTGATGGTCGCGACCAACGACGACCAATGCTGCTCGCAGCCGATCCTCGACCTGCTGGCTGCCTATCGCGCCGCCGGGGCCTCGTCCGAGCTGCACATGTACGCGGCGGGCGGCCACGCCTTCAACATGGGCGAGACCACGCCGATGGTGAGCCTCCGCAACTGGCCCGCGCGGATCACCGACTGGATGACCGATCGCGGGCTGCTGGCGAAATGGCCGGTCTCGCCCTGA
- a CDS encoding extensin family protein — MRLAALSVVLLLASCVGGDRNERPGPIRERRSGPVTIANPTPRETQQCFGDLSRESVRFSPLPDRDFGSGCVVTGAVQLLDIGVPVTNLKSMRCPLARTFIGWIRFAVAPAAKQMLGSEVVRVESFGTYACRAIVGSPSAGNKISQHGLGNAVDIGGFVLADGRKIRVEGGWNSSDPAVRDFFRTIHKSACRRFRTTLGPDYNAAHYNHLHLDMGRGPFCA, encoded by the coding sequence ATGCGTTTGGCTGCCTTGTCCGTCGTCCTGCTTCTCGCCAGCTGTGTCGGCGGGGATCGCAACGAGCGCCCGGGACCGATCCGCGAGCGCCGCTCGGGCCCGGTGACGATCGCAAACCCCACCCCGCGCGAGACGCAGCAATGCTTCGGCGATCTGTCGCGCGAATCGGTGCGCTTCTCGCCGCTGCCCGATCGCGATTTCGGCAGCGGCTGCGTCGTCACCGGCGCAGTGCAATTGCTCGACATCGGCGTGCCGGTGACCAACCTCAAGTCGATGCGCTGTCCGCTGGCGCGGACCTTCATCGGCTGGATACGCTTCGCGGTGGCGCCCGCGGCGAAGCAGATGCTGGGCAGCGAAGTCGTCCGCGTCGAGAGCTTCGGCACCTATGCGTGCCGCGCGATCGTCGGCAGCCCGAGCGCGGGGAACAAGATCTCGCAGCACGGCCTGGGCAATGCCGTCGATATCGGCGGGTTCGTGCTCGCCGACGGCCGCAAGATCCGTGTCGAGGGTGGCTGGAACTCGAGCGACCCGGCGGTGCGCGACTTCTTCCGGACGATCCACAAATCGGCGTGCCGGCGCTTCCGCACCACGCTCGGCCCCGATTACAATGCTGCGCACTATAACCACCTGCACCTCGACATGGGCCGCGGACCTTTCTGCGCCTAG
- a CDS encoding LOG family protein — protein MSNDTRVPSRVFRPAQEEAETANTNSGTPQTEHPAYRLAFQDMDFLLREDLRPVRFQLELLKPQLILDAANIASTFVVYGSARIPEPEKAQALLELADTPEQKKVAERLIEKSRYYDVARELARTVSNFPLDEAGKRHFVVCSGGGPSIMEAANRGARDVGADTVALNIVLPHEQAPNPYVTPSLSMQFHYFALRKMHFLLHARAVAVFPGGFGTFDESFELLTLIQTGKIDPIPVLFYGKEFWQRVVNFEALCEEGVIGPRDLNLFHFVETAEEGWQIVQDFWRDKQAKG, from the coding sequence ATGAGCAACGATACACGCGTCCCGAGCCGCGTCTTCCGCCCCGCGCAGGAAGAAGCCGAAACCGCCAACACCAATAGCGGCACCCCCCAGACCGAGCATCCGGCCTATCGCCTCGCCTTCCAGGACATGGACTTCCTGCTGCGCGAGGATCTCCGGCCGGTGCGCTTCCAGCTCGAGCTGCTCAAGCCCCAGCTGATCCTCGACGCCGCCAATATCGCGTCGACCTTCGTCGTCTATGGCTCGGCGCGCATCCCCGAGCCGGAGAAGGCCCAGGCGCTGCTCGAACTGGCCGATACGCCCGAGCAGAAGAAAGTCGCCGAGCGGCTGATCGAGAAGTCGCGCTATTACGATGTCGCCCGCGAACTGGCGCGCACGGTGAGCAACTTCCCGCTCGACGAGGCGGGCAAGCGCCATTTCGTGGTGTGCTCGGGCGGCGGCCCGTCGATCATGGAAGCGGCCAATCGCGGCGCGCGCGACGTCGGCGCCGACACGGTCGCGCTCAACATCGTGCTGCCGCACGAACAGGCGCCCAACCCCTATGTTACCCCGTCTCTATCGATGCAGTTCCACTATTTCGCGCTCCGGAAAATGCACTTCCTGCTGCATGCGCGCGCGGTGGCGGTGTTCCCCGGCGGGTTCGGCACGTTTGACGAAAGCTTCGAGCTGCTGACGCTGATCCAGACCGGCAAGATCGATCCGATCCCGGTGCTGTTCTATGGCAAGGAATTCTGGCAGCGCGTCGTCAATTTCGAGGCTTTGTGCGAGGAAGGCGTGATCGGCCCGCGCGACCTCAATCTCTTCCACTTCGTCGAGACCGCCGAGGAAGGCTGGCAGATCGTCCAGGACTTCTGGCGCGACAAGCAGGCCAAGGGCTGA
- a CDS encoding c-type cytochrome: MDDRFNTIAGWALAGGIAALGLSIVSGMVFHSERPEKMGYVIEGVEASSEGGAAAVAPIATRLAAADVAKGEQVFKQCTACHTINAGGASGIGPNLYASVGKAHGHVPGFAYSDALKGVPGTWTFDALDAWLTSPRKYAPGTKMTFAGIANPQDRANVIAYLNSQGSNLPLPAAPAAGEEPAADNAAAEANVADPANLSNEATPAEGSPAKDPQAAVQAEKKGH, from the coding sequence ATGGACGACCGGTTCAATACGATTGCGGGTTGGGCTCTGGCGGGCGGTATTGCGGCGCTCGGCCTGTCGATCGTGAGCGGCATGGTCTTCCACTCCGAGCGCCCCGAAAAGATGGGCTATGTGATCGAGGGCGTCGAGGCGAGCAGCGAGGGCGGCGCGGCCGCAGTCGCGCCGATCGCGACCCGCCTCGCCGCCGCCGATGTCGCCAAGGGCGAGCAGGTCTTCAAGCAGTGCACCGCCTGCCACACGATCAACGCGGGCGGCGCATCGGGCATCGGCCCGAACCTCTATGCCTCGGTCGGCAAGGCGCATGGCCATGTCCCGGGCTTCGCCTATTCTGACGCGCTCAAGGGCGTGCCCGGCACCTGGACGTTCGATGCGCTCGATGCGTGGCTGACCAGCCCGCGCAAGTACGCGCCGGGCACCAAGATGACCTTCGCCGGCATCGCCAACCCGCAGGACCGCGCGAACGTGATCGCCTATCTGAATTCGCAGGGCTCGAACCTGCCGCTTCCAGCCGCACCCGCCGCGGGCGAGGAGCCGGCTGCCGACAACGCCGCCGCGGAGGCGAATGTCGCCGATCCGGCGAACCTCTCGAACGAGGCGACGCCCGCCGAGGGCAGCCCGGCCAAGGATCCGCAGGCCGCAGTCCAGGCGGAGAAGAAGGGCCACTGA
- a CDS encoding prephenate dehydratase, protein MENFAAPARPIVAEMIAKASAEPGRTIAFQGAPGANSHIAVAEAFPDGLALPCFSFEDAIDAVKEGRADRAMIPIENSLHGRVADIHFLLPESGLAITGEHFLPIRYGLMGMGQVEQVRQAMSHPQALGQCRHWLKARGISPVAYPDTAGAAAVVADMADPSVAALAPPGAAALYGLELFESDFADAEHNMTRFVILARDELPLPVEGPVMTTFIFEVKNVSAALYKALGGFATNGVNMTKLESYQRGGSFAATEFYTDIVGGPGDPAVDRALEELKFHSKWMRVLGTYPQARERP, encoded by the coding sequence ATGGAAAATTTCGCCGCACCCGCGCGTCCGATCGTCGCCGAGATGATCGCCAAGGCCTCTGCCGAGCCGGGTCGCACGATCGCGTTCCAGGGCGCGCCGGGCGCCAATTCGCACATCGCGGTAGCTGAGGCGTTTCCAGACGGGCTGGCGCTGCCGTGCTTCTCGTTCGAGGACGCGATCGACGCGGTGAAGGAAGGCCGCGCCGACCGCGCGATGATCCCGATCGAGAATTCGCTCCACGGCCGCGTCGCCGACATCCACTTCCTGCTGCCCGAATCGGGCCTGGCGATCACCGGCGAGCATTTCCTGCCGATCCGCTACGGGCTGATGGGTATGGGCCAGGTCGAGCAGGTCCGCCAGGCGATGAGCCATCCCCAGGCGCTCGGCCAGTGCCGGCACTGGCTCAAGGCGCGCGGGATTTCGCCGGTCGCCTATCCCGATACCGCGGGGGCGGCGGCGGTTGTCGCCGATATGGCCGATCCGTCGGTCGCGGCGCTCGCCCCGCCAGGGGCGGCCGCGCTGTACGGGCTCGAATTGTTCGAGAGCGACTTCGCCGATGCCGAGCACAATATGACTCGCTTCGTCATCCTCGCACGGGACGAATTGCCGCTGCCGGTGGAAGGCCCGGTGATGACCACCTTCATTTTCGAAGTGAAGAATGTGTCGGCGGCGCTCTACAAGGCGCTCGGCGGGTTCGCGACCAACGGCGTCAACATGACCAAGCTGGAAAGCTACCAGCGCGGTGGCAGCTTCGCGGCGACCGAATTCTACACCGACATCGTCGGTGGGCCGGGCGACCCGGCAGTCGACCGCGCGCTCGAGGAACTGAAGTTCCACTCGAAGTGGATGCGCGTGCTCGGGACGTATCCCCAGGCGCGCGAACGGCCTTAG
- the nudC gene encoding NAD(+) diphosphatase has product MTAPGFTGGTLDRADRVRHEPELLAAARADPRAQLLVLHGLDPELDADDRLVWTPLDAAPGELLFLGYDEGVPCFAPAPPHGQPLPNVRTPALFAMLDRFRAGDAALYAAARALVDWHGRHGYCAVCATPTAVFRAGWGRQCPNCNAEHFPRVDPVVIMLAERGDKVLLGRQPAWPPGRYSALAGFLEIGESIEEAVRRETLEESGIRVGAVRYVASQPWPFPSSLMIACIGAAENDDIAIDVHELEDARWFTRDDVRRALARDPDAPFGAPPSYAIAHTLLSAWVEGF; this is encoded by the coding sequence GTGACGGCGCCGGGTTTCACCGGCGGCACGCTCGACCGTGCCGACCGGGTCCGCCACGAACCCGAATTGCTTGCCGCGGCGCGAGCCGATCCGCGCGCGCAACTGCTGGTGCTGCACGGGCTCGATCCCGAACTCGATGCGGACGATCGGCTGGTCTGGACCCCGCTCGACGCCGCGCCGGGCGAGTTGCTGTTCCTCGGCTATGACGAGGGCGTACCGTGCTTCGCGCCCGCGCCGCCGCACGGCCAGCCGCTGCCCAATGTCCGCACACCCGCGCTGTTCGCGATGCTCGATCGCTTTCGCGCCGGCGACGCCGCGCTCTATGCCGCCGCTCGCGCGCTGGTCGACTGGCATGGTCGCCACGGCTATTGCGCGGTCTGCGCCACGCCAACCGCGGTGTTCCGCGCCGGCTGGGGGCGGCAATGCCCCAATTGCAACGCCGAGCATTTCCCCCGCGTCGACCCCGTCGTCATCATGCTCGCGGAACGCGGTGACAAGGTGTTGCTCGGCCGCCAGCCGGCCTGGCCGCCGGGACGCTATTCGGCGCTCGCCGGGTTCCTCGAAATCGGCGAATCGATCGAGGAAGCGGTGCGCCGCGAGACGCTGGAGGAGTCGGGCATCCGCGTCGGCGCGGTGCGCTACGTCGCCAGCCAGCCCTGGCCGTTCCCGTCGTCGCTGATGATCGCGTGCATCGGCGCCGCCGAGAATGACGACATCGCGATCGACGTGCACGAGCTGGAGGACGCCCGCTGGTTCACCCGCGACGACGTCCGCCGCGCGCTGGCCCGCGATCCCGACGCTCCGTTCGGCGCACCGCCTTCCTATGCGATCGCGCACACGCTGCTGAGCGCTTGGGTGGAGGGCTTCTGA